A section of the Bacillota bacterium genome encodes:
- the argC gene encoding N-acetyl-gamma-glutamyl-phosphate reductase, producing MAWPRVRRGRGKLINVGIAGATGYVGLELLRVLGGHPAARVTAVTADSNEGKPLNQVYPHLGGGTGEEGRGGPTREGGGALVAGPTDARWLADRCDLVFMALPHGAAMRLAPPLLAAGKKVIDLGADYRLRSAETYRKWYGIEHTAPDSLARAVYGLPELWPERLAGASLVANPGCYPTSCALAAAPLLRSGLVEHDGIIFDSKSGVSGAGRGLSLGTHFGEVNENLRAYSIAGEHRHTPEIEQSCSDLAGEEVVVNFTPHLVPMTRGILTTAYFSLTRPADTAAVLDLFAEAYRGRPFVRLRTAGLPQTKEVLGSNYCDLGVRVDDRTGRVVVISVIDNLVKGAAGQAVQNMNLMLGLNETTGLNLAPVYP from the coding sequence TTGGCCTGGCCAAGAGTGCGACGGGGGAGAGGGAAACTGATCAACGTTGGCATAGCCGGCGCCACTGGATACGTCGGGCTGGAATTGCTCCGCGTCCTCGGTGGTCACCCGGCCGCCCGGGTGACCGCGGTCACCGCCGACAGCAACGAGGGGAAACCCCTCAACCAGGTCTACCCGCACCTCGGCGGGGGGACGGGTGAGGAAGGCCGCGGGGGGCCGACCCGCGAAGGCGGCGGCGCGCTGGTCGCCGGTCCGACCGATGCCAGGTGGCTGGCCGACCGTTGCGACCTCGTCTTCATGGCCCTGCCGCACGGGGCGGCGATGCGGCTCGCTCCGCCGCTGCTGGCGGCGGGGAAGAAGGTTATCGACCTCGGCGCCGACTATCGACTGCGGTCGGCCGAGACCTACCGGAAGTGGTACGGGATCGAGCACACCGCGCCCGACTCGCTGGCCCGGGCCGTCTATGGCCTGCCGGAACTCTGGCCCGAGCGGCTCGCCGGGGCCTCCCTGGTGGCCAACCCGGGCTGCTACCCGACTTCTTGCGCCCTGGCGGCGGCCCCCCTCCTCCGCTCCGGGCTGGTCGAGCACGACGGGATCATCTTCGACTCCAAGTCCGGCGTCTCCGGGGCCGGCCGGGGGCTCAGCCTGGGCACCCATTTCGGGGAGGTCAACGAGAACCTCAGGGCCTACAGCATCGCCGGGGAGCACCGGCACACGCCGGAGATCGAGCAGAGTTGCAGCGACTTGGCGGGCGAGGAGGTCGTCGTCAACTTCACCCCCCATCTGGTCCCGATGACCCGCGGCATCCTGACCACGGCCTACTTCAGTCTCACTCGTCCGGCGGACACGGCCGCGGTCCTCGACCTGTTCGCCGAGGCCTATCGGGGACGCCCCTTCGTCCGGCTTCGGACGGCCGGGCTGCCGCAGACCAAGGAGGTCCTGGGCTCGAACTACTGCGACCTCGGGGTGCGCGTCGACGACCGCACCGGGCGGGTCGTGGTCATCTCGGTCATCGACAATCTGGTGAAAGGGGCGGCGGGCCAGGCGGTCCAGAACATGAACCTGATGCTGGGCCTCAATGAGACGACCGGGCTCAACCTGGCGCCGGTGTATCCATGA
- a CDS encoding N-acetyltransferase — translation MKTEERLTTTTIIRKARAEDIPQAHALIDGYARQGLMLRRPMTLLYESLRDLVVAADDGRVVAVGGLHIMWSDLAEVRSLAVSSDYRGQGVGRRMVEYMMGEAEAMGLSRVFALTYQQAFFAACSFTVIDKAELPQKVWKECVYCDRFENCDEIAVIRRLPG, via the coding sequence ATGAAGACAGAGGAGAGGTTGACGACCACGACCATCATCAGGAAGGCTAGGGCGGAGGACATCCCCCAGGCCCACGCGCTGATCGACGGCTACGCCCGGCAGGGGCTGATGCTCCGTCGGCCGATGACGCTCCTTTACGAGTCCCTGCGGGACCTCGTCGTCGCCGCTGATGACGGGCGGGTCGTGGCCGTCGGCGGGCTCCACATCATGTGGAGCGACCTGGCCGAAGTGCGGTCGCTGGCGGTGTCCTCGGACTACCGGGGGCAGGGAGTCGGACGTCGGATGGTCGAGTACATGATGGGGGAGGCCGAGGCGATGGGCTTGTCGCGCGTCTTCGCCCTCACCTATCAGCAGGCGTTCTTCGCTGCCTGCTCCTTCACGGTCATCGACAAGGCCGAACTCCCGCAGAAGGTCTGGAAGGAGTGCGTCTACTGTGACCGCTTCGAGAACTGCGACGAAATCGCCGTCATCCGACGCCTCCCGGGCTGA
- the argB gene encoding acetylglutamate kinase yields MTASRTATKSPSSDASRAEPDLGPLVIKYGGAALPPAGSSAFDGALVRLAEDLAEVGRAGKKTVVVHGGGREISEMMRALGKEPVFIRGRRVTDPESMDIVQMVLVGRVNRAIVRCLNAAGVPAVGLCGQDAGLALAVKRMERGEDGQMVDLGQVGEVAHVNPGILLTLLESGYVPVVAPVAADAGGLTYNINADTMAGALAASLRAECFVLLSDVPGLLADPTVPESLVDRASRAEVLSMMAEGRLGGGMIPKVEACLLALEGGAASARIMTGSSRIVNPNGGTVITL; encoded by the coding sequence GTGACCGCTTCGAGAACTGCGACGAAATCGCCGTCATCCGACGCCTCCCGGGCTGAGCCGGACTTGGGGCCGCTGGTCATCAAATACGGAGGCGCCGCCCTACCGCCGGCAGGCTCGTCGGCCTTCGACGGGGCCCTCGTGAGGCTGGCCGAAGACCTGGCAGAGGTGGGGCGGGCGGGGAAGAAGACGGTCGTCGTCCACGGCGGCGGTCGGGAGATCTCGGAGATGATGCGGGCTCTTGGCAAAGAGCCCGTCTTCATCCGCGGGCGGCGGGTGACCGACCCCGAGAGCATGGACATCGTTCAGATGGTCCTCGTCGGGAGGGTCAACCGGGCCATCGTCCGGTGCCTCAACGCGGCCGGAGTCCCGGCCGTCGGACTGTGCGGGCAGGACGCCGGCCTGGCCCTGGCCGTCAAGCGGATGGAGCGGGGGGAGGACGGGCAGATGGTCGACCTGGGCCAGGTCGGCGAGGTGGCCCACGTCAACCCCGGCATCCTCCTGACTCTGCTCGAAAGCGGCTATGTTCCGGTGGTCGCCCCGGTGGCCGCCGACGCGGGCGGCCTGACCTACAACATCAACGCCGACACGATGGCCGGAGCCCTGGCCGCCTCCCTGCGGGCCGAGTGCTTCGTCCTGCTGTCCGACGTCCCCGGTCTCCTGGCCGACCCGACCGTCCCCGAAAGCCTTGTCGATCGGGCTTCCAGGGCCGAGGTGCTGTCCATGATGGCCGAGGGACGCCTCGGCGGCGGGATGATCCCCAAGGTGGAAGCCTGCCTGCTGGCCCTGGAGGGCGGGGCGGCCTCGGCCCGAATCATGACCGGGTCGTCCCGGATCGTCAACCCGAACGGTGGAACAGTCATCACTCTCTAG
- a CDS encoding acetylornithine/succinylornithine family transaminase has translation MTFEAVRQADHEHVMGTYARAPLALVRGRGTRVWDSEGRSYLDFIGGIAVNVLGHCHPAVSAAIARQARTLIHASNLFYTLPYVEVAELLAGTGVPGKVFFCNSGTEANEGAIKLARKYAQVTGRSGRRIIGLSGGFHGRTLAALAATGKPGLWQGFEPMPAGFAHVVPNDVAALGKAFEPRESGDTPCAVILEIIQGEAGIRPLSPAFLAAARDLCDRHGALLIIDEIQTGMGRTGTFWAFQGTAVRPDIMTAAKGLGGGLPIGFFSATEAVAAALKPGDHGSTFGANPVACAAAVATVKTILGSGFLERVGSAGAALGGLLAGLAGEFPDAVKETRGKGLMAALEMTSVDLAKAVLDGCRDDGLLVNRTADTVIRLLPPLTVSDREIRRAADVLRGVIGRLAGR, from the coding sequence ATGACCTTCGAGGCGGTCCGACAAGCGGACCACGAGCACGTTATGGGAACATACGCCCGTGCCCCCCTGGCCCTGGTGCGGGGGCGGGGGACCCGGGTCTGGGACAGCGAGGGTCGGTCTTATCTGGACTTCATCGGGGGGATCGCGGTCAACGTCCTCGGGCACTGCCATCCGGCGGTCAGCGCCGCCATCGCCAGGCAGGCCAGGACGCTCATCCACGCCTCGAACCTCTTCTACACCCTGCCCTACGTCGAAGTGGCCGAGCTCTTGGCCGGCACCGGCGTCCCGGGCAAGGTCTTCTTCTGCAACAGCGGGACGGAGGCCAACGAGGGGGCGATCAAGCTCGCCCGCAAGTATGCTCAGGTGACCGGCCGGTCGGGCCGCCGGATCATCGGGCTCAGCGGGGGGTTCCACGGCCGGACCCTGGCCGCCCTGGCGGCCACCGGCAAACCCGGGCTGTGGCAGGGCTTCGAGCCGATGCCCGCGGGCTTCGCCCATGTGGTGCCGAACGACGTCGCGGCTCTGGGAAAGGCCTTTGAACCGAGGGAGTCGGGGGACACCCCCTGCGCCGTCATCCTTGAGATTATCCAGGGCGAGGCCGGGATCCGGCCGTTGTCACCGGCCTTTCTGGCCGCGGCCCGGGATCTCTGTGACCGTCACGGCGCCCTGCTGATCATCGATGAGATCCAGACGGGGATGGGCCGGACGGGGACCTTCTGGGCCTTTCAGGGCACGGCGGTCAGGCCGGACATAATGACCGCCGCCAAGGGCCTTGGCGGCGGGTTGCCGATCGGTTTCTTCTCGGCCACCGAGGCGGTCGCGGCCGCCCTCAAGCCCGGCGACCACGGCTCGACCTTCGGGGCCAACCCGGTGGCCTGCGCCGCGGCCGTGGCCACGGTCAAGACCATCCTCGGGTCGGGTTTCCTCGAGCGTGTCGGCTCGGCCGGGGCCGCCCTGGGCGGCCTCCTGGCCGGCCTCGCCGGCGAATTCCCCGACGCGGTCAAGGAGACGCGGGGCAAGGGATTGATGGCCGCCCTCGAGATGACCTCAGTCGACCTGGCCAAGGCCGTCCTCGACGGGTGCCGGGACGACGGCCTCCTGGTCAATCGGACGGCCGACACCGTCATCCGGCTGTTGCCGCCCCTGACCGTCAGCGACCGGGAAATCCGGCGGGCGGCCGACGTCCTCCGCGGCGTCATCGGCCGGTTGGCCGGCCGTTAA
- a CDS encoding Ig-like domain-containing protein produces the protein MRRRPLLLTRSPVLVLLLVLVLLLVLVGGVVGGCRSAPPQKPPDGSAPPPTVGKALAVVGTFPLPGMTDVPEDAGVVIAFDAAVDPADLTKRAAFRPAVEGSWEAYGSGQRMLFKPAPDTGWTPLTAYTLVIEEAVWGAATEPFRLSFRTGSSDWPELAYPAWATDGGRLAVLARPAAEPTASYARLTYDLALATLGSRDLTRLAEGAQPWQRPVWTADGGALVFARAGGTPEGKYAPDEVWVVAPGPPPSARRLIPASDYAGPMWLAAHPAPGGRGYVVVANYGGVDAHSDVMQSLFIADPSGRKVRPISPSGGTQHFLGWVGNDGRFLFLDTYDQKNQSHYFAYDVKTAVAGDGRDAGGASAEVKTLLSGGPVAGFADGSGNSGGPPGSSSVPVTAGSTFAITTWQAYDTGTSIPHLPAGLVLLKADPSAPGGYKLVQVDLPGAAAWATPSPDGSKVVFACNAKGNWDLWVLDVAAAIDGRGQPRPLTATPDDDIMPAWSPDGRWIAFVLRHRDGAELKLVSPAGGEALDYWSIR, from the coding sequence GTGCGGCGTCGGCCCTTGCTCCTGACCCGGTCGCCGGTCCTTGTCCTTCTCCTCGTCCTCGTCCTTCTCCTCGTCCTCGTCGGCGGGGTGGTCGGCGGATGCCGCTCGGCTCCCCCGCAGAAACCGCCGGACGGTTCGGCTCCCCCGCCCACCGTTGGGAAAGCCCTGGCCGTCGTCGGCACCTTCCCCCTCCCGGGAATGACCGACGTCCCCGAGGATGCCGGGGTGGTCATCGCCTTTGACGCCGCCGTCGACCCGGCCGACCTGACCAAGCGGGCGGCTTTCCGCCCGGCCGTCGAGGGGTCATGGGAGGCCTATGGTTCCGGCCAGCGGATGCTCTTCAAGCCGGCTCCCGACACCGGCTGGACCCCGCTCACCGCCTACACCCTGGTCATCGAGGAGGCCGTCTGGGGCGCGGCCACCGAACCCTTCCGACTCTCCTTCCGAACCGGCTCGTCGGACTGGCCGGAACTGGCCTATCCCGCCTGGGCCACGGACGGCGGGCGCCTGGCCGTCCTGGCTCGACCGGCTGCCGAGCCGACCGCTTCCTATGCTCGTCTGACCTATGACCTGGCCCTGGCCACCCTCGGCTCGCGTGACCTGACCCGCCTGGCCGAAGGCGCTCAGCCTTGGCAGAGGCCCGTCTGGACGGCGGACGGTGGAGCCCTCGTCTTCGCCAGGGCCGGCGGGACCCCCGAGGGCAAGTACGCGCCGGACGAGGTCTGGGTGGTCGCCCCGGGCCCGCCGCCCTCCGCGCGGCGGCTGATCCCGGCCTCGGACTACGCCGGCCCGATGTGGCTGGCGGCCCACCCCGCCCCGGGCGGCCGGGGCTATGTCGTGGTGGCCAACTACGGTGGCGTCGATGCTCACTCCGACGTGATGCAGAGCCTGTTCATCGCCGACCCGTCCGGGCGGAAAGTCCGGCCGATCTCGCCGTCCGGCGGCACCCAGCACTTCCTGGGGTGGGTCGGGAACGATGGCCGCTTCCTCTTCCTCGACACCTACGACCAGAAGAACCAGAGCCACTACTTCGCTTATGACGTGAAGACGGCGGTCGCCGGGGACGGCCGGGATGCCGGCGGCGCCTCGGCCGAGGTGAAGACACTGCTTTCCGGCGGGCCGGTGGCCGGCTTCGCCGACGGTTCCGGCAACTCGGGGGGCCCGCCGGGTTCGTCGTCCGTACCGGTCACAGCCGGCTCGACCTTCGCCATCACGACATGGCAGGCTTACGACACGGGCACCAGCATCCCCCACCTCCCCGCCGGCCTGGTCCTCTTGAAGGCCGACCCCTCGGCCCCGGGAGGCTACAAGCTGGTCCAAGTTGACCTGCCCGGGGCCGCCGCCTGGGCGACGCCGTCCCCGGATGGCTCCAAGGTGGTCTTCGCCTGCAACGCCAAGGGCAACTGGGACCTATGGGTCCTCGACGTGGCGGCGGCCATCGATGGGCGCGGGCAACCCCGACCGCTCACCGCGACTCCCGACGACGACATCATGCCCGCCTGGTCGCCCGATGGCCGGTGGATCGCTTTTGTCCTCAGGCATCGGGACGGGGCCGAGCTGAAGCTGGTCAGCCCAGCCGGCGGCGAGGCCCTCGATTACTGGTCAATCCGTTAA
- the ftcD gene encoding glutamate formimidoyltransferase — translation MPAIVECVPNFSEGRRPEVIEAILNEIRGVPGCTLLDAAPDASHNRVVVTFIGEPPAVEEAAFRACRKATELIDMEQHQGEHPRMGATDVIPFVPLSGLEMDDCVQMSRRVGQRIAEELGIPVYLYAASAAQPGRKRLPDVRRGQYEGLKEAVTRPERKPDFGPARMHPTAGATAVGARLPLVAFNANLGTANVEKARAIARAVRESSGGLTNVQAKGIFIEETGRAQVTMNLIDYQKTPIHRALELVQREAERYGETVTDTELVGLVPLESLLRSARWYLKLKDFKSQRQITDFQFGAGNEGRLDRFVEDVASSSPAPGGGAVSATAGLLGSALFAMVARLTLTGRKYEAAHPAMRELAAHGVERMAAFPRLMAEDTEAYEVVAAAYKLPKDTDEEKAQRSVAIQAGLKGAVAAPLKTCRLCAEALADAIPLLEKGNPNAVTDVGVGIMLYETGFKGARLNVDINLGTIGDAAFVERTRSEVATLQARVDELVGAARAKIAARGLRI, via the coding sequence ATGCCAGCCATCGTCGAATGCGTCCCCAATTTCAGCGAAGGTCGGAGGCCCGAGGTCATCGAGGCCATCCTCAATGAGATCCGGGGCGTCCCCGGGTGCACCCTCCTGGACGCGGCCCCCGACGCCAGCCACAACCGGGTCGTCGTGACTTTCATCGGCGAGCCGCCGGCGGTCGAGGAAGCCGCCTTTCGAGCCTGCCGGAAAGCCACCGAGCTGATCGACATGGAGCAACATCAAGGCGAGCACCCGCGGATGGGGGCCACCGACGTCATCCCCTTCGTCCCCCTCAGTGGGTTGGAGATGGACGACTGCGTCCAGATGTCCCGTCGCGTCGGTCAGCGCATCGCTGAGGAGCTGGGGATCCCGGTCTACCTCTACGCGGCCTCGGCCGCCCAGCCGGGGCGGAAGCGCCTGCCGGACGTCCGCCGCGGCCAGTATGAGGGCCTCAAGGAGGCCGTCACCCGGCCGGAGCGCAAGCCGGACTTCGGGCCGGCCAGGATGCACCCGACCGCCGGGGCCACCGCCGTCGGGGCCAGGCTGCCCCTGGTCGCCTTCAACGCCAATCTGGGCACGGCCAACGTCGAGAAGGCCCGGGCGATCGCCCGGGCGGTCCGGGAATCCAGTGGTGGCCTGACCAACGTCCAGGCCAAAGGGATCTTCATCGAGGAGACCGGCCGGGCCCAGGTGACCATGAACCTGATCGACTACCAGAAAACGCCCATCCACCGGGCGCTCGAGCTGGTTCAGCGCGAGGCGGAGCGGTACGGCGAGACGGTCACCGACACCGAGCTGGTCGGCCTCGTCCCGCTGGAGTCCTTGCTCCGCAGCGCCCGCTGGTACCTGAAGTTGAAGGACTTCAAGAGCCAGAGACAGATCACCGACTTCCAGTTCGGCGCGGGGAACGAGGGCCGACTCGACCGCTTCGTCGAGGACGTCGCCAGCTCAAGCCCGGCCCCAGGGGGTGGGGCGGTCTCGGCCACCGCCGGCCTGCTGGGTTCGGCCCTCTTCGCCATGGTCGCCCGCCTGACCCTGACCGGCCGGAAGTACGAGGCGGCCCACCCGGCGATGCGGGAGTTGGCCGCCCACGGCGTCGAGCGGATGGCGGCCTTCCCCAGGCTGATGGCGGAGGACACCGAGGCCTACGAGGTCGTCGCCGCGGCCTACAAGCTCCCCAAAGATACCGACGAGGAGAAGGCCCAGCGGAGCGTGGCCATCCAGGCCGGCCTGAAGGGCGCCGTGGCGGCCCCGCTGAAGACTTGCCGCCTCTGCGCCGAGGCCCTCGCGGACGCGATTCCGCTGCTCGAAAAAGGCAACCCCAACGCCGTGACCGACGTCGGGGTGGGGATCATGCTCTATGAGACCGGCTTCAAAGGCGCGCGGCTCAATGTCGACATCAACCTGGGGACCATCGGGGACGCGGCCTTCGTCGAACGGACCCGGTCCGAGGTGGCCACGCTCCAGGCCCGCGTGGATGAACTGGTCGGGGCGGCGAGGGCGAAGATCGCCGCGCGCGGGCTGAGGATCTAG
- a CDS encoding homoserine dehydrogenase, producing MRLILVGFGHVGRDLAKIIAEGFRDHFRVVAIVTGRHGSIIDPGGVDLNAVLHAGLGDMRPGQPTALEVINTVQADTVVELTTLNVYSGRPAMDHVEAALRSGKHAVTANKGPVAWGYERLAGLAKSVDRRFLFESTVMDGIPIFNLARTGLRGCRLLSFRGILNSTSNFILQKMEEGVQNAQAVAAAQAMGFAEADPTLDVDGWDAAAKVAALANVLMGAGITPLGVERTGISDITAADLAGARAKGQTIKLVCEAFGEGEGEGEGGGPEKRLIARVKPTLVPINSDFGRCNGVTSIVTFRTDLLGDFSVTEHEPVGLQTAYGVLNDLLEITREEGPVWPKTRT from the coding sequence ATGCGACTCATCCTCGTTGGTTTCGGGCACGTCGGGCGGGACCTGGCCAAGATCATCGCCGAGGGCTTCCGCGACCATTTCCGGGTGGTGGCCATCGTCACCGGGCGGCACGGCTCGATCATCGACCCGGGCGGCGTCGACCTCAACGCCGTGCTTCACGCCGGCCTCGGCGACATGCGCCCCGGGCAGCCGACGGCCCTCGAAGTGATTAACACCGTCCAGGCGGACACCGTGGTCGAGCTGACCACCCTCAATGTCTACTCCGGGCGCCCGGCCATGGACCACGTCGAGGCCGCCCTCCGCTCGGGCAAGCACGCGGTCACGGCCAACAAAGGCCCGGTCGCCTGGGGCTACGAGCGCCTGGCCGGACTGGCCAAGTCGGTCGACCGCCGCTTCCTCTTTGAGTCGACGGTCATGGACGGCATCCCCATCTTCAACCTCGCCCGGACCGGGCTGCGCGGCTGCCGCCTCCTCAGCTTCCGGGGCATCCTCAACAGCACGTCCAACTTCATCCTTCAGAAGATGGAGGAGGGCGTCCAGAATGCCCAGGCCGTCGCCGCGGCTCAGGCCATGGGCTTCGCCGAGGCCGACCCGACCCTCGACGTCGACGGTTGGGATGCCGCCGCCAAGGTGGCGGCCCTGGCCAACGTGCTGATGGGGGCCGGGATCACCCCGCTCGGGGTCGAGCGGACGGGCATCAGCGACATCACCGCCGCCGACCTGGCGGGCGCCAGGGCCAAGGGTCAGACGATTAAACTCGTCTGTGAAGCTTTCGGCGAAGGGGAGGGCGAGGGGGAGGGCGGGGGCCCGGAGAAACGCCTGATCGCCCGGGTCAAGCCGACCCTGGTCCCCATCAACAGCGACTTCGGTCGGTGCAACGGGGTCACCTCGATCGTCACCTTCCGCACCGACCTCCTGGGCGACTTCAGCGTCACCGAGCACGAGCCGGTTGGCCTGCAGACCGCCTATGGCGTTCTCAACGACCTTCTAGAAATCACCCGAGAGGAGGGGCCAGTATGGCCCAAGACAAGAACCTGA